One part of the Luteibacter yeojuensis genome encodes these proteins:
- the cls gene encoding cardiolipin synthase: protein MIASLVAITALCLHVAGVFAATHAVMHTRTAQGAFAWVLGLVLLPYVTLVPYLFLGASHFGGYVDLHRQRQARFFMLHEEALHRGRLGLLAHAAPVRDARYDAVGRMLQTAMHGGNALFLHVDGEAAFAAMFAAIGRAERYVLVQFFIIHDDVLGRRLRDALLERAAAGVEVCLLYDSIGSHALDDGYVDRLRAGGVLVRRFATRRWRNRFQLNFRNHRKVLVVDGIRGFVGGLNAGDEYLGKKPPLAPWRDTHMEIEGPAVADLQRVFAEDWYWVTGQRPPSSPPPERCGRAATMIVATGPADRQESCSLFFTQAIQAATKRVWITTPYFVPDQAVFGALRLAVFRGVDVRILMPCRPDHRTVFMASTLYAHEATLAGIRMFRYRQGFLHQKVMLVDDDTAVVGSMNLDNRSFRLNFEIAALNVDEAFAASVEAMLEDDFANSDEVNPNDYRRLSYLRRVALHVARLFDPIL, encoded by the coding sequence ATGATCGCCAGCCTGGTCGCCATCACGGCGCTGTGCCTCCATGTGGCGGGCGTGTTCGCGGCCACGCATGCCGTGATGCACACGCGCACGGCGCAAGGCGCCTTCGCCTGGGTGCTGGGTCTCGTCCTGCTTCCCTACGTCACGCTGGTGCCCTACCTGTTCCTGGGTGCCAGCCACTTCGGCGGCTACGTCGACCTGCACCGCCAGCGCCAGGCCCGTTTCTTCATGCTCCACGAGGAAGCGCTGCATCGCGGGCGGCTGGGCCTGCTGGCGCATGCCGCGCCCGTGCGGGACGCCCGCTACGACGCCGTCGGGAGGATGCTGCAGACGGCCATGCACGGCGGCAACGCCCTGTTCCTCCATGTGGACGGCGAAGCCGCCTTCGCCGCCATGTTCGCCGCCATCGGGCGCGCCGAACGCTACGTGCTCGTGCAGTTCTTCATCATCCACGACGATGTGCTCGGGCGCCGGCTGCGCGACGCACTGCTCGAACGCGCGGCGGCGGGCGTGGAGGTATGCCTCCTTTACGACAGCATCGGCAGCCATGCGCTGGACGACGGTTACGTGGACCGGTTGCGTGCCGGCGGCGTGCTCGTCCGGCGCTTCGCCACGCGGCGCTGGCGCAACCGGTTCCAGCTCAACTTCCGCAACCACCGCAAGGTGCTGGTCGTGGACGGCATACGCGGATTCGTCGGCGGGCTGAACGCCGGCGACGAATACCTCGGCAAGAAGCCTCCGCTGGCGCCGTGGCGCGACACGCACATGGAAATCGAAGGCCCCGCGGTGGCGGACCTGCAGCGCGTGTTCGCGGAGGACTGGTACTGGGTGACCGGCCAGCGCCCGCCGTCGTCCCCTCCGCCAGAGCGCTGCGGGCGCGCGGCGACGATGATCGTCGCCACCGGCCCGGCCGACCGCCAGGAAAGCTGCTCCCTCTTCTTCACCCAGGCGATCCAGGCGGCGACGAAGCGCGTGTGGATCACGACCCCGTATTTCGTGCCCGACCAGGCCGTCTTCGGCGCCCTGCGGCTGGCGGTGTTCCGTGGCGTGGACGTACGCATCCTCATGCCCTGCCGTCCGGACCACCGTACCGTGTTCATGGCATCCACGCTCTATGCGCACGAGGCCACCCTGGCCGGCATCCGCATGTTCCGCTACCGGCAGGGCTTCCTGCATCAGAAGGTGATGCTCGTCGACGACGACACCGCCGTCGTCGGCAGCATGAACCTCGACAATCGCAGCTTCCGGCTCAATTTCGAGATCGCGGCGCTGAATGTCGACGAGGCTTTCGCCGCCTCGGTGGAGGCCATGCTCGAGGACGATTTCGCCAACAGCGACGAAGTGAATCCGAACGACTACCGCAGGCTTTCCTACCTCCGCCGCGTGGCGCTCCACGTCGCCCGCCTCTTCGATCCCATCCTCTGA
- a CDS encoding prolyl oligopeptidase family serine peptidase — MLRALAALTIAVAGAASAGPAHFVERSVDSHGKTYRYQVFVPANVAKHPATVLFLHGSGERGDDNRKQMTQGLPPWLKQHMDFPAVVVIPQAPDGTEWTDPEDADMAMAALEKSVEEFHGDRHRVYLTGLSMGGYGSWQLAVDHPDTFAAAAIICGGVTSDDDDRLRLYVHGVPKGEDPFARVADRIGKLPVWIFHGGDDNVVPTEQSRRMNAALLKLGKEVKYTEFPGVGHGSWEKAYATPDLWEWMFSHKQ, encoded by the coding sequence ATGCTCCGTGCCCTTGCCGCCCTCACCATCGCCGTTGCCGGCGCCGCGTCCGCCGGCCCTGCACATTTCGTCGAACGCAGCGTCGACAGCCATGGCAAGACGTATCGCTACCAGGTCTTCGTCCCGGCGAACGTCGCGAAACACCCCGCCACGGTGCTGTTCCTGCACGGCAGCGGCGAACGCGGCGACGACAACCGGAAGCAGATGACGCAGGGCCTCCCGCCCTGGCTCAAGCAGCACATGGATTTTCCCGCCGTGGTCGTGATCCCCCAGGCTCCCGACGGCACGGAGTGGACCGATCCCGAGGACGCGGACATGGCCATGGCGGCGCTCGAGAAAAGCGTCGAGGAATTCCACGGCGACCGCCACCGCGTGTACCTCACCGGCCTGTCGATGGGCGGCTACGGCTCATGGCAGCTGGCGGTGGACCATCCGGATACGTTCGCCGCGGCGGCGATCATCTGCGGCGGTGTCACGTCCGACGACGACGACCGCCTGCGGCTCTATGTGCACGGCGTGCCCAAGGGCGAGGACCCTTTCGCCAGGGTCGCGGACAGGATCGGCAAGCTGCCCGTCTGGATCTTCCATGGCGGCGACGACAACGTCGTGCCCACCGAGCAGTCCCGCCGGATGAACGCCGCACTCCTCAAGCTCGGCAAGGAAGTGAAATACACCGAATTCCCCGGGGTGGGCCACGGCTCGTGGGAGAAAGCGTATGCCACGCCCGACCTGTGGGAATGGATGTTCAGCCACAAGCAATGA
- a CDS encoding carbohydrate porin: MRNKFIKRPLATAMLACLAFGTGAVHADDASAGKYLFGDWNGARTRLADKGITFDFGYGFEAAHNYSGGDRRITRYTDQWKFGTALDLDKLWGWHGATFKLIVTDRNGRDIGADAHIGNNQLIQEVYGRGQTWHLTMFELEQKFFDDRLTWKIGRMPVGEDINNFSCDFMNLSFCGAQPGNVVGDYWVNWPTSLWATVLKLNTTSDTFVQIAAYQVNPKYVDDGYARRRGLDLDFPSGTTGALIPLEFGWKPTINGLPGSYRAGVWYNTSKGNDLYLNEDHQPLATAGGEPLQRSSRKGAWITFQQQVSGEAGGRGTTVFLNITSADHATSPTNNQIALGMEYKGIFGRANDFVGAAIAGTHANGYAARNQRLFNATHPGQEGIVNDGYEKVAEVFYSWSPIPSIAIRPNLQYIKDPGGSKQNDNAFVLGLKTSVAF, encoded by the coding sequence ATGCGCAATAAGTTCATCAAGCGCCCCCTAGCAACGGCCATGCTCGCCTGCCTGGCATTCGGCACAGGCGCTGTCCACGCAGACGACGCATCCGCCGGCAAGTACCTGTTCGGCGACTGGAACGGTGCACGCACGCGTCTCGCCGACAAGGGCATCACGTTCGACTTCGGCTACGGCTTCGAGGCGGCGCATAACTATTCGGGCGGCGATCGCCGCATCACGCGTTATACCGACCAGTGGAAGTTCGGTACCGCGCTCGACCTCGACAAGCTGTGGGGTTGGCATGGCGCCACCTTCAAACTGATCGTCACCGATCGCAACGGCCGCGATATCGGCGCGGACGCGCACATCGGCAACAACCAGCTCATCCAGGAAGTGTATGGCCGCGGCCAGACCTGGCACCTCACGATGTTCGAGCTCGAGCAGAAGTTCTTCGACGACAGGCTCACCTGGAAGATCGGTCGCATGCCGGTCGGCGAGGACATCAACAACTTCTCGTGCGACTTCATGAACCTGAGCTTCTGCGGTGCGCAACCGGGCAACGTCGTGGGCGACTACTGGGTCAACTGGCCCACCAGCCTGTGGGCCACCGTGCTCAAGCTGAACACGACAAGCGACACGTTCGTGCAGATCGCCGCCTACCAGGTGAACCCGAAATACGTCGACGACGGCTACGCCCGTCGCCGCGGCCTCGACCTCGACTTCCCCAGCGGCACCACCGGCGCGCTGATCCCGCTCGAATTCGGCTGGAAGCCGACGATCAACGGCTTGCCGGGTTCGTATCGTGCCGGCGTCTGGTACAACACCTCCAAGGGCAACGATCTCTACCTCAACGAGGACCATCAGCCGCTCGCGACGGCCGGTGGCGAACCGCTGCAGCGAAGCTCGCGCAAGGGCGCGTGGATCACCTTCCAGCAGCAGGTGTCCGGCGAGGCCGGCGGCAGGGGAACCACCGTGTTCCTCAACATCACGTCCGCGGATCATGCGACGTCGCCCACCAATAACCAGATCGCGCTCGGCATGGAGTACAAGGGTATCTTCGGCCGCGCGAACGATTTCGTGGGCGCCGCCATCGCGGGCACCCACGCCAATGGCTACGCGGCGCGGAACCAGCGGCTGTTCAACGCAACGCATCCCGGCCAGGAAGGCATCGTCAACGACGGGTACGAGAAGGTGGCCGAGGTCTTCTACAGCTGGTCGCCGATCCCGTCCATCGCGATCCGGCCGAACCTGCAGTACATCAAGGATCCCGGCGGCAGCAAGCAGAACGACAATGCATTCGTGCTGGGCCTGAAGACCAGCGTCGCGTTCTGA
- a CDS encoding S9 family peptidase produces the protein MSTKRNAALSGAVLLALIGASAASAAVTTDDYRRADSFLANNTMPLVDHSVQRVTWIDDGHFWYRDHDKDGDQFLKVDAATGEATRAFDRDKVAAALSAATGKKVDAAKLPVTGFVVRPDDGLDITSGGKNYVCDKAIGKCELAAVKKDAKGQAYGSEPGLKSPDGKSEAFIRDWNLWVRDVATGAETQLTTDGVKDYGYATDNAGWKHTDEAVLVWSPDSRKIATFQQDQRKTGEMTLVSVNVGHPKVDTWKYPLPGDKDVTMIERVVIDVPTKKMVRFKMPADQHRSTICDDISCSPGVWDDVRWAADGKSIAFVSTARDHTHEWFRVANPETGEVRTVFDEKARTYFEGGNDKANWQYVPETDEVIWFSERSNWGHLYMVSLKTGKLEHAITSGDWNVTQVLHVDPKTKTIWFRGVGREKGVDPYYQQFYKVGFDGKGLTLLTPENADHSVSMSKDGTYFFDSYSTIDTPPVALVRRSDTGATVKEIARADISRLKAKGWVPPTAFTVKARDGKTDLYGQMFKPTNFDASKKYPLVVYIYPGPQTGSVRTRSFIPSHGDNQALAELGFVVVAVDGMGTPWRSKAFHDAYFKNIGDNTLPDQVAAVKQLVKKYSWIDGDRVGIWGHSGGGNATATAMFRYGDVFKVGISESGNHDNRNYEDDWAEKWQGLLVKDKDGNSNYDDQANQKWASGLKGHLMLAHGTSDDNVPPYETLLVVDALIKANKDFDLVMIPNAHHGYGAATQYMTRRRWDYFVRYLKGETPPKEFELTPLTPPGH, from the coding sequence ATGTCGACCAAACGCAATGCGGCGCTTTCCGGCGCCGTCCTCCTCGCCCTGATCGGGGCGTCCGCCGCGAGCGCGGCGGTAACCACCGACGATTACCGCCGTGCGGACTCGTTCCTCGCCAACAACACCATGCCGCTGGTGGACCATTCGGTCCAGCGCGTCACCTGGATCGACGACGGTCACTTCTGGTATCGCGATCACGATAAGGACGGCGATCAGTTCCTGAAGGTGGACGCCGCGACGGGCGAAGCCACGCGCGCCTTCGACCGCGACAAAGTGGCCGCCGCGCTCTCCGCGGCCACCGGGAAGAAGGTGGACGCCGCCAAGCTCCCGGTCACCGGCTTCGTCGTCCGTCCGGACGACGGCCTGGACATCACCTCGGGCGGCAAGAACTACGTTTGCGACAAGGCCATCGGCAAGTGCGAACTCGCCGCCGTGAAGAAGGACGCCAAAGGCCAGGCCTACGGCAGCGAGCCGGGCCTGAAGTCGCCGGACGGCAAGTCCGAGGCCTTCATTCGCGACTGGAACCTGTGGGTGCGCGATGTCGCCACCGGCGCCGAAACCCAGCTCACCACCGATGGCGTGAAGGACTACGGCTACGCCACCGACAACGCCGGTTGGAAGCACACCGACGAGGCCGTCCTGGTCTGGTCGCCGGATTCCAGGAAGATCGCCACCTTCCAGCAGGACCAGCGCAAGACCGGCGAGATGACCCTTGTCAGCGTCAATGTGGGCCATCCGAAGGTCGATACGTGGAAGTACCCGCTGCCCGGCGACAAGGACGTGACGATGATCGAGCGCGTCGTGATCGACGTGCCGACGAAGAAGATGGTCCGCTTCAAGATGCCTGCCGACCAGCATCGCTCGACGATCTGCGACGATATCTCGTGCAGCCCGGGTGTCTGGGACGACGTGCGCTGGGCCGCCGACGGCAAGAGCATCGCCTTCGTGTCCACCGCGCGCGACCACACGCATGAGTGGTTCCGCGTCGCGAATCCGGAAACCGGCGAAGTGCGCACGGTGTTCGACGAAAAGGCCAGGACCTATTTCGAGGGCGGCAACGACAAGGCCAACTGGCAGTACGTGCCCGAGACCGACGAGGTGATCTGGTTCTCCGAGCGGAGCAACTGGGGCCACCTGTACATGGTCAGCTTGAAGACCGGCAAGCTCGAGCATGCCATCACGTCCGGCGACTGGAATGTCACCCAGGTGCTCCATGTCGATCCGAAGACGAAGACGATCTGGTTCCGCGGCGTCGGTCGCGAGAAGGGCGTCGATCCTTACTACCAGCAGTTCTACAAGGTGGGCTTCGACGGCAAGGGTCTGACGCTGCTGACGCCCGAGAATGCCGACCATAGCGTTTCCATGTCGAAGGACGGCACGTATTTCTTCGATTCGTATTCGACGATCGACACGCCGCCGGTCGCCCTGGTGCGCCGCTCCGACACGGGCGCCACGGTGAAGGAAATCGCCCGCGCAGACATCTCGCGCCTGAAGGCGAAGGGCTGGGTGCCGCCGACCGCGTTCACGGTGAAGGCACGCGACGGCAAGACGGATCTCTACGGTCAGATGTTCAAGCCCACGAACTTCGACGCGTCGAAGAAATATCCGCTCGTGGTCTACATCTATCCGGGTCCGCAGACGGGTTCGGTGCGCACGCGCAGCTTCATCCCCTCGCATGGCGACAACCAGGCGCTGGCCGAACTCGGCTTCGTCGTCGTCGCGGTGGACGGCATGGGTACGCCGTGGCGCTCCAAGGCCTTCCACGACGCCTATTTCAAGAACATCGGCGACAACACGCTGCCCGACCAGGTCGCGGCGGTGAAGCAGCTGGTGAAGAAGTATTCGTGGATCGACGGCGACCGCGTCGGCATCTGGGGCCACTCCGGCGGCGGCAACGCCACGGCGACCGCGATGTTCCGTTACGGCGACGTGTTCAAGGTCGGCATCTCCGAGTCGGGCAACCACGACAACCGCAACTACGAGGACGACTGGGCCGAGAAGTGGCAGGGCCTCCTGGTGAAGGACAAGGACGGCAACTCCAATTACGACGATCAGGCCAACCAGAAATGGGCGTCCGGCCTGAAGGGCCACCTCATGCTGGCGCACGGTACTTCGGACGACAACGTCCCGCCGTACGAGACCCTGCTCGTGGTCGACGCGCTGATCAAGGCCAACAAGGACTTCGACCTGGTGATGATCCCGAACGCCCACCATGGCTACGGGGCCGCCACCCAGTACATGACGCGCCGTCGCTGGGATTACTTCGTGCGTTACCTGAAGGGCGAGACACCCCCGAAGGAATTCGAACTGACGCCGCTGACCCCTCCGGGGCACTGA
- a CDS encoding FAD/NAD(P)-binding protein → MFHKVAIIGGGAAAATLASELLERRTRHPLHLDWYTGGPEPGRGIAYGTPSQRHLLNVRAASMGMFVSKPGGFLEYAQALDPSVKGSDFLPRRMYGDFLQSRVQQALKNAGSFGHDANLVPFAAASIVPSDEGIVIGYGDQTSHADAVVLAIGSLPPRPLPGVEDAAIASGRYITDPWPFLASAAPDDRPLRVLIIGLGLTAVDVLLELSARWPNAHFDALSRHGKLPEPHLTAASAPHDDGGELIESMRDDPNLRVWMRRLRDAAETAEDWRTVVDGMRPHTQSLWRDLPTTERARFLRHARWAWERARHRMPPQVAAQVAQLEAQGRFTRARGRMRSVHLSADGALDVVHALPAGAESTDAYDVVIQTVGLNTDTQRTEHPLVRQLVIDGLVQPDPLGLGFAALPDGHLLDGNGKPRPNMFAIGSLLRGALWESTAIPEIRKQAQGVADMLLAEESRRVAAR, encoded by the coding sequence ATGTTTCACAAGGTCGCCATCATCGGCGGTGGCGCGGCAGCGGCGACGCTGGCAAGCGAGTTGCTGGAGCGGCGCACGCGGCATCCGCTTCATCTGGACTGGTACACCGGCGGACCGGAACCGGGCCGCGGCATCGCGTACGGTACGCCGTCCCAACGCCACCTCCTCAACGTCCGCGCCGCCTCCATGGGCATGTTCGTCAGCAAGCCGGGCGGCTTCCTGGAGTACGCGCAGGCCCTGGACCCCTCGGTGAAGGGCTCCGACTTCCTCCCGCGGCGCATGTACGGCGACTTCCTGCAGTCGCGGGTGCAACAGGCCCTGAAGAACGCGGGCTCGTTCGGGCACGACGCGAACCTCGTACCGTTCGCCGCGGCATCGATCGTCCCGTCCGACGAAGGTATCGTCATCGGGTACGGCGACCAGACCTCCCACGCGGATGCCGTGGTGCTGGCGATCGGCTCGCTGCCGCCACGTCCGCTGCCGGGCGTCGAAGACGCCGCCATCGCCAGTGGGCGCTACATCACCGATCCCTGGCCCTTCCTCGCCTCGGCGGCGCCGGACGACCGCCCCTTGCGGGTCCTCATCATCGGCCTCGGCCTCACCGCGGTCGACGTCCTCCTGGAACTGTCCGCCCGCTGGCCGAACGCGCACTTCGATGCGCTGTCGCGCCACGGCAAGCTGCCGGAACCTCATCTCACGGCCGCATCGGCGCCGCACGACGACGGCGGCGAACTGATCGAATCGATGCGCGACGACCCGAACCTGCGGGTCTGGATGCGCCGCCTTCGCGACGCCGCCGAGACCGCGGAGGACTGGCGCACCGTGGTCGACGGCATGAGGCCGCACACGCAATCGCTATGGCGCGACCTGCCGACGACGGAGCGGGCGCGCTTCCTGCGCCACGCCCGCTGGGCATGGGAGCGGGCGCGGCACCGCATGCCCCCGCAGGTGGCTGCGCAGGTCGCGCAACTCGAGGCCCAGGGCCGCTTCACGCGAGCCCGCGGACGGATGCGCTCGGTGCATCTCTCGGCGGACGGCGCGCTCGATGTCGTGCACGCCCTGCCGGCCGGCGCCGAGTCCACCGACGCCTATGACGTCGTGATCCAGACGGTGGGCCTCAACACCGATACGCAGCGCACGGAACACCCACTCGTGCGCCAGCTGGTGATCGACGGCCTCGTGCAGCCCGACCCGCTGGGCCTTGGCTTCGCCGCGTTGCCTGACGGCCACCTGCTGGACGGAAACGGCAAGCCCCGGCCGAACATGTTCGCCATCGGCAGCCTGTTGCGCGGGGCACTCTGGGAATCGACCGCGATCCCCGAGATCCGCAAGCAGGCCCAGGGCGTGGCGGACATGCTCCTGGCGGAAGAAAGCCGGCGGGTCGCCGCGAGGTAA
- a CDS encoding YihY/virulence factor BrkB family protein — protein MDSRLAMTWQVVKTTARGFSDDELMTRAAALAFYSALSFAPLLVLLLWVVASLRPEWQAQLVDSLNGLVGPRASEAVRLVIQNAKERPSVGSMAGVIGLGVTLVGASAVFTQLQGALNRVWSLQPRPGSTRGAILGWLRARMHALGLLLSLAFLLVISFSASALIAVFVRGGTTGWQILEIAISLCVFVLIFGAIYKVLPDAIIEWRDAMIGATLTALLFAVGKFAIAVYLDRSNVGGPYGPAGGVVVLLVWVYYSALILLLGAELTEAVAEARGTPIKPRPYAMSTRPAGTPGIDPSITRPEVSLKATEKEDPT, from the coding sequence GTGGATTCGAGGCTGGCAATGACCTGGCAGGTGGTCAAGACCACCGCGAGAGGCTTCAGCGACGACGAACTGATGACGCGGGCCGCGGCGCTGGCCTTCTACTCGGCGCTTTCCTTCGCGCCCTTGCTCGTCCTCCTGCTCTGGGTCGTCGCCTCGCTCCGCCCCGAGTGGCAGGCCCAGCTGGTGGACAGCCTGAACGGATTGGTCGGCCCCCGGGCGTCCGAAGCCGTGCGGCTGGTCATCCAGAACGCCAAGGAACGCCCCAGCGTCGGGAGCATGGCCGGCGTGATCGGCCTCGGCGTCACCCTCGTCGGCGCCTCCGCCGTCTTCACCCAGTTGCAGGGAGCGCTGAACAGGGTGTGGAGCCTGCAACCTCGGCCAGGCTCGACCAGGGGCGCGATCCTCGGCTGGCTCCGTGCCCGCATGCACGCACTGGGACTGCTGCTATCGCTCGCCTTCCTCCTGGTCATCTCGTTTTCCGCCAGTGCGCTGATCGCCGTGTTCGTGCGCGGCGGCACCACGGGCTGGCAGATCCTGGAGATTGCGATCTCGCTGTGCGTTTTCGTCCTGATCTTCGGCGCCATCTACAAGGTATTGCCCGACGCCATCATCGAATGGCGCGACGCGATGATCGGCGCCACGCTCACCGCCCTGCTCTTCGCCGTCGGCAAGTTCGCGATCGCCGTCTACCTCGACCGCAGCAATGTCGGCGGGCCGTATGGCCCGGCCGGCGGGGTCGTCGTCCTGCTGGTCTGGGTCTACTACTCCGCGCTCATCCTGCTGCTCGGCGCCGAGCTGACCGAGGCCGTCGCCGAGGCCCGCGGCACGCCGATTAAACCGCGGCCGTACGCCATGTCGACGCGCCCTGCGGGAACGCCCGGGATTGACCCCTCCATCACGAGGCCGGAGGTATCCCTGAAGGCCACCGAAAAGGAGGATCCGACATGA
- the msrB gene encoding peptide-methionine (R)-S-oxide reductase MsrB, translated as MRNDPDRRRFLGVLAATVAASASLPFILRATRPAAAADAPPPKRGNVTLDCFGNDKKPLGTCVEPRVVLTDEEWRAKLSTKSYYVTRHDGTEPPYTGEGWNRHDNGIYRCIGCDTALYDSATKFDSGTGWPSFWQPISKRNITEKTDRSLIEERTAVNCARCDAHLGHVFDDGPDPTGLRYCMNAAAMRFVPVAT; from the coding sequence ATGCGCAACGATCCCGACCGCCGGCGTTTCCTGGGCGTGCTGGCCGCCACCGTGGCCGCGTCCGCCTCGCTGCCCTTCATCCTTCGTGCCACCCGGCCCGCGGCGGCCGCCGACGCCCCGCCGCCGAAACGCGGCAACGTCACCCTCGACTGTTTCGGCAACGATAAGAAGCCATTGGGCACGTGCGTCGAGCCACGCGTCGTCCTGACCGACGAGGAATGGAGGGCGAAGCTCAGCACCAAGTCCTACTACGTTACGCGCCACGACGGCACGGAGCCGCCGTATACCGGCGAAGGATGGAATCGCCACGACAACGGCATCTACCGGTGCATCGGCTGCGACACGGCACTTTACGACTCGGCGACGAAATTCGATTCCGGCACGGGATGGCCGAGCTTCTGGCAGCCGATCTCGAAGCGCAACATCACCGAGAAGACCGACCGCAGCCTCATCGAGGAGCGCACGGCGGTGAACTGCGCGCGCTGCGATGCGCATCTGGGACACGTCTTCGACGACGGTCCGGACCCGACCGGATTGCGTTACTGCATGAACGCGGCGGCGATGCGCTTCGTGCCCGTCGCGACGTGA
- a CDS encoding glycine zipper 2TM domain-containing protein — translation MKSPLLAAAAIVLAGTAAISTPSAEAQARRSQHQVCENVRVKQINSKDDNRLIGTGVGAVAGGLIGNQVGGGKGKTLATVAGAVGGGYAGNRIQKSHQDKNATYTTERRCHWVDD, via the coding sequence ATGAAGAGCCCACTGCTCGCCGCCGCCGCGATCGTACTCGCTGGCACGGCCGCCATCTCCACGCCGTCGGCCGAGGCGCAGGCCCGGCGCAGCCAGCACCAGGTCTGCGAGAACGTCCGCGTCAAGCAGATCAACTCCAAGGACGACAACCGCCTGATCGGCACGGGCGTGGGCGCCGTCGCGGGCGGCCTCATCGGCAACCAGGTCGGCGGCGGCAAGGGCAAGACGCTCGCCACCGTGGCGGGCGCCGTGGGTGGCGGTTATGCCGGCAACCGCATCCAGAAGAGCCATCAGGACAAGAACGCCACCTATACTACCGAGCGGCGCTGCCATTGGGTGGACGACTGA
- a CDS encoding HAD family hydrolase: MIDLVGFDGDDTLWRSQEFYDQAQEAFEAILGRYVDLGSQGLREALLATERGNIALFGYGAKGMALSMIESAIDLTDGRIVARDIHRIVRLCKDVLAHPVELLPGIREAVTAVAATHRVVLITKGDLFHQEYKVARSGLADVFHRIEIVSEKDPAAYARLFAEFDVAPERFAMVGNSLKSDIAPVVELGGWGVYMPYHSTWAHELVSDFAMGERVAEVSGAGDIPAAIARMHAA, translated from the coding sequence ATGATCGACCTTGTCGGCTTCGACGGCGACGACACCCTCTGGCGCAGCCAGGAGTTCTACGACCAGGCCCAGGAGGCGTTCGAAGCCATCCTGGGTCGCTACGTGGATCTCGGCAGCCAGGGCCTGCGCGAGGCGCTGCTTGCCACCGAACGGGGCAACATCGCCTTGTTCGGCTACGGCGCGAAGGGCATGGCGCTGTCGATGATCGAATCGGCCATCGACCTCACCGACGGCCGCATCGTAGCGCGCGACATCCATCGCATCGTCCGTCTCTGCAAGGACGTTCTCGCGCACCCCGTCGAACTGCTGCCCGGCATCCGCGAGGCGGTCACGGCGGTCGCAGCCACCCATCGCGTGGTGCTCATCACCAAGGGCGACCTGTTCCACCAGGAATACAAGGTCGCGCGCAGCGGACTGGCCGACGTCTTCCACCGCATCGAGATCGTCTCGGAGAAGGATCCGGCCGCGTACGCACGGCTCTTCGCCGAGTTCGACGTGGCGCCGGAACGCTTCGCCATGGTCGGCAACTCCCTGAAGTCGGACATCGCACCGGTAGTGGAACTCGGTGGCTGGGGCGTGTATATGCCTTACCACAGCACGTGGGCGCATGAACTCGTGAGCGATTTCGCGATGGGCGAGCGCGTGGCCGAAGTATCCGGCGCGGGGGACATCCCCGCGGCGATCGCCCGGATGCACGCGGCCTGA
- a CDS encoding SDR family NAD(P)-dependent oxidoreductase translates to MASHRRALVTGASAGIGEAFARELARRGYDLVLTARRADRLEALAKDLRERHAVEAIVAPLDLARTDGPEALVAALEAQGLAIDVLVNNAGYGVPGYFEEQPWATHAAFIQVLMTAPTELAWRLLPAMKARGYGRILNIASLAGHIPGSAGHTLYAASKAYLIKFSQSLALECAGTGVHATAVCPGFTYSEFHDVTGSRELVSKMPGFMWMDAPAVARQGLDAADAGKAVYVTGRVNRAIKSLFKLIPDTLALKMVQRQGRRFRTGPRGG, encoded by the coding sequence ATGGCATCCCATCGTCGCGCGCTGGTTACCGGCGCATCCGCCGGTATCGGCGAGGCTTTCGCTCGCGAACTGGCCCGGCGTGGGTACGACCTGGTCCTCACGGCACGCCGTGCCGACCGGCTCGAGGCGCTGGCGAAGGACTTGCGCGAGCGCCATGCCGTCGAGGCGATCGTCGCGCCGCTGGACCTCGCAAGAACCGACGGGCCGGAGGCCCTGGTGGCGGCGCTGGAAGCGCAGGGGCTTGCGATCGACGTGCTGGTGAACAATGCCGGCTACGGCGTGCCGGGCTACTTCGAGGAACAGCCCTGGGCGACCCATGCGGCATTCATCCAGGTGCTCATGACGGCCCCCACCGAGCTGGCCTGGCGCCTGCTTCCGGCCATGAAGGCGCGCGGTTACGGACGCATCCTCAATATCGCGTCGCTGGCGGGCCATATTCCCGGTTCGGCGGGCCATACGCTGTACGCGGCATCCAAGGCCTATCTCATCAAGTTCTCGCAATCTCTTGCGCTGGAGTGCGCGGGTACGGGCGTGCACGCCACCGCCGTATGCCCCGGCTTCACCTACTCCGAGTTCCACGACGTGACCGGTTCGCGCGAACTCGTCTCGAAAATGCCAGGTTTCATGTGGATGGACGCACCCGCGGTGGCGCGGCAAGGGCTGGATGCCGCGGATGCGGGCAAGGCCGTGTACGTGACCGGCCGGGTCAACCGGGCCATCAAGAGCCTGTTCAAGCTGATCCCGGACACCCTCGCCCTGAAGATGGTCCAGCGACAGGGCCGCCGTTTCCGCACCGGCCCGCGAGGGGGCTGA